GCACCGGTGGTGCTGGTGGTTGCTATTGCCTATCTCTGGTTCGGCAATATTTTAGGCATGAATCTGCGCCCGGTCCTGCTGATGCTTGAGAAGCTTAAAGAGTGGGTGATGCTGGATATCTATCTGGTGGGCATCGGGGTGACGTCCATTAAAGTGCAGGATTACGCCTTTTTGCAGCCAGGTATTGGGTTGTTTGCCTTCATCGCCCTTGTGCTGCTGAGCATCCTGACGCTGATTCACCTGAATGTGGAACAGCTGTGGGAACGCTTCTATCCTCAGCGCCCTGCAACACGTCCCGATCCTAATCTCAGGGCCTGTCTGGGCTGCCATTTTACGGGATTGCCTGACGCGCGGGGCCGCTGTCCTCGCTGTCACATTCCATTGCGCCTGCGCCGTAAACACAGTTTGCAAAAATGCTGGGCCGCACTGATCGCTTCGATTGTGTTCCTACTCCCGGCAAATCTCCTACCGATCTCCGTTATTTATCTTAACGGCGGACGGCAGGAAGACACCATTATGTCTGGCATCGTCTCCCTGGCGCACAGTAACTTCGCGGTGGCTGGCGTGGTGTTTATTGCCAGTATTTTGGTGCCGTTTACCAAAGTGATTGTCATGTTTACCTTGCTCATTAGCATTCAGTTTAAGTGTGAACAAGGGCTACGGGCACGTATCTTGCTTTTGCGTTTTGTTACATGGATTGGCCGCTGGTCGATGTTGGATTTGTTCGTTATTTCGTTGATGATGTCGCTGATCAATCGCGATCAGTTACTTGCTTTTACTATGGGACCCGCGGCTTTTTATTTCGGCTCTGCGGTGATATTGACTATTCTTGCAGTGGAATGGCTGGATAGCCGCTTACTTTGGGATGCACATGAGTCAGGAAACGCCCGCTTCGCCGACTGAAGCGAGAATTAAAACAAAACGCCGTATTTCGCCCTTCTGGCTACTGCCTGTTATCGCATTGATGATAGCGGGTTGGCTTATCTGGACGAGTTACGAAGATCGCGGTAATACCGTGACCATTGATTTCCAGACCGCCGACGGCATTGTCGCTGGGCGAACACCCGTTCGCTTCCAGGGCGTTGAAGTGGGCACTGTCCAGGATATCCGGCTCGGTAAGGATCTGAATAAAATCGAGGTTCGTGCCAGCATCAAAGCGGATATGCAGGATGCGCTGCGCAGTGAAACGCAGTTCTGGCTGGTTACGCCAAAAGCGTCTCTGGCGGGCGTTTCTGGGCTGGATGCGTTGGTTGGCGGGAACTACATCGGTATGATGCCAGGTAAAGGTGAGCCTCAGGAACACTTTACCGCGCTGGATACACAACCAAAATACCGGCTGAACAACGGCGATCTGATGATTCAGCTTCACTCGCCGGATTTGGGCTCACTCAACAGCGGGTCGCTGGTCTATTTTCGCAAAATCCCGGTCGGGCGCGTCTATGACTACGCCATTAACCCGAATAAACAGGGTGTGACGATTGATGTGCTGATCGAGCGTCGATTCACTTCGCTGGTCAAAAAAGGCAGCCGTTTCTGGAACGTATCGGGCGTGGATGCTGACGTTAGCTTGAGCGGCGCAAAAGTGAAGCTCGAAAGCCTGGCAGCACTCGTTAATGGTGCTATCGCCTTCGACTCACCAGAAGGGTCTAAACCCGCTGAGGTCGATGACAATTTCGGGCTGTATGCCGATTTGGCGCATAGCCAGCGCGGCGTAATCGTGAAACTGGCATTGCCGGACGCACAAGGTTTGAAAGCCGGCTCTACACCGCTGATGTATCAAGGCTTGCAGGTGGGTCAGCTCACCAAACTGACGCTGAATCCGGGTGGTTCAGTGACTGGCGAAATGACCGTTGATCCAAGCGTGGTCGATCTGCTTCGCGAGAGAACACGGCTTGAGCTTCGCAATCCAAAACTCTCACTCAGCGACGCCAACATCAGCAGTCTGCTGACAGGCAGCACCTTTGAGCTGATTCCCGGTGATGGCAAACCTAACAATAATTTTGTCATTGCCCCAGCGGATAAAGCCCTGCTGCAAAAGCCCGGTGTGATGACGCTGACCCTCAATGCACCAGAAAGCTACGGTATCGAAGCGGGCCAGCCGTTACTCTTACATGGCGTGCAGGTGGGCCAGGTCCTGGAACGTAAATTGACGGAAGACGGCGTGATTTTCTCCGTGGCGGTCGATCCGCAATACCGCGATCTAGTGCATGGCGACAGCAAATTCGTGGTTAACAGCCGCGTAGATGTCAAAGTGGGTTTCGACGGGGTTGAGTTCCTTGGCGCAAGCGCTGGCGAATGGCTCAGCGGCGGCGTCCGTATCCTGCCGGGTCAGAAAGGCGAAATGCGCGAAGCCTATCCGCTGTATGCCAATCTGGATAAAGCAATTGAAAACAGCATGAGCGACTTGCCAACGACCACGATGACGCTCAGCGCCGACACACTGCCTGACGTTCAGGCGGGTTCAGTCGTTTTATATCGCAAGTTCCAGGTGGGCGAAATCATCACCGTGCGACCGCGTGCCAATGCCTTTGATATCGAACTGCATATCAAACCGGAATATCGTAACTTACTGACTGCCAACAGCGTGTTCTGGGCAGAAGGCGGTGCAAAAGTGCAGCTCAATGGCAGCGGGTTGACCGTACAAGCGGCTCCCCTCTCCCGTGCGCTGCGTGGTGCGATCAGCTTCGATAACTTAAGTGGTGCGGGTGCCAACCAGCGCAAAGGCGACAAACGTATTCTGTATCCGTCCGAAACCGCCGCGCGTGCGGTCGGCGGCCAGATTACGCTGCACGCCTTTGACGCGGGCAAACTCGCCGAGGGAATGCCGATTCGCTATTTAGGGATTGATATCGGGCAGATCCAGAAACTGACGCTGATTACCGCACGCAATGAAGTGCAGGCTACAGCGGTCCTTTATCCGGAATACGTGCAGAACTTTGCCCGCATGGGAACACGC
This sequence is a window from Enterobacter sp. 638. Protein-coding genes within it:
- the yebS gene encoding membrane integrity lipid transport subunit YebS, which produces MALNNPKITPAKKITVHSVSDALPRAHYQRCPQCDTLFMLPKMKSHQSAYCPRCDAKIRDGRDWSLTRLAAMAVTMLLLMPFAWGEPLLKLYLLGVRIDANLLQGIWQMTQQGDPLTGAMVLFCTVGAPVVLVVAIAYLWFGNILGMNLRPVLLMLEKLKEWVMLDIYLVGIGVTSIKVQDYAFLQPGIGLFAFIALVLLSILTLIHLNVEQLWERFYPQRPATRPDPNLRACLGCHFTGLPDARGRCPRCHIPLRLRRKHSLQKCWAALIASIVFLLPANLLPISVIYLNGGRQEDTIMSGIVSLAHSNFAVAGVVFIASILVPFTKVIVMFTLLISIQFKCEQGLRARILLLRFVTWIGRWSMLDLFVISLMMSLINRDQLLAFTMGPAAFYFGSAVILTILAVEWLDSRLLWDAHESGNARFAD
- a CDS encoding PqiB family protein, yielding MSQETPASPTEARIKTKRRISPFWLLPVIALMIAGWLIWTSYEDRGNTVTIDFQTADGIVAGRTPVRFQGVEVGTVQDIRLGKDLNKIEVRASIKADMQDALRSETQFWLVTPKASLAGVSGLDALVGGNYIGMMPGKGEPQEHFTALDTQPKYRLNNGDLMIQLHSPDLGSLNSGSLVYFRKIPVGRVYDYAINPNKQGVTIDVLIERRFTSLVKKGSRFWNVSGVDADVSLSGAKVKLESLAALVNGAIAFDSPEGSKPAEVDDNFGLYADLAHSQRGVIVKLALPDAQGLKAGSTPLMYQGLQVGQLTKLTLNPGGSVTGEMTVDPSVVDLLRERTRLELRNPKLSLSDANISSLLTGSTFELIPGDGKPNNNFVIAPADKALLQKPGVMTLTLNAPESYGIEAGQPLLLHGVQVGQVLERKLTEDGVIFSVAVDPQYRDLVHGDSKFVVNSRVDVKVGFDGVEFLGASAGEWLSGGVRILPGQKGEMREAYPLYANLDKAIENSMSDLPTTTMTLSADTLPDVQAGSVVLYRKFQVGEIITVRPRANAFDIELHIKPEYRNLLTANSVFWAEGGAKVQLNGSGLTVQAAPLSRALRGAISFDNLSGAGANQRKGDKRILYPSETAARAVGGQITLHAFDAGKLAEGMPIRYLGIDIGQIQKLTLITARNEVQATAVLYPEYVQNFARMGTRFSVVTPQISAAGVEHLDTILQPYINVEPGSGKARRDFELQEATITDSRYLDGLSIVVEVPEAGSMSIGTPVLFRGIEVGTVTGLTLGTLSDRVMVGLRISERFQHLVRNNSVFWMASGYSLDFGLTGGVVKTGTFNQFIRGGIAFATPPGTPLAPKAQTGKHFLLLESEPKEWREWGTALPR